In Saccharomyces paradoxus chromosome XVI, complete sequence, the genomic stretch GTGATTCGTTAAAAAACAGCTCTAAATGCATAGCATCACCTAAAATTTCGTCAGAGTTTTCATCTTTGGATATTCCACTATTTATATCAGCTACTTGCGTTAAGATTCTCTGAGCTGATTCATAAGAATAATgagataatttttcattgacAGCTTTATCTGTAAGAGTGTCAATAACCCAGCCATGGACGAGATCAACGTCGAACAACCGAAATAGTGACATCTCCTTAGTGTTTTCAAAGGACCCATCAAACTGGGGGTTGATATTCAAACCCTCATGTAGTCGAGGCAATAAACTTAGTAACTCATTTATATCAGTACTAGGTTTATCTGTAACTTGTAAACCGATATCTGCTAAGACTTCGATAAGTTCTCTTAAAGATATTTCACTTCCCTTGTTTACCAATCTTATTAATTCACAGGAATAACGCGTATGATTTGGGGAAAGTAGTAGAACATTAGCAAGTGCTAACAAGGCACAAGGTCCATTTTCGTTTTGCAGTAAAATTCGATGGTTTTGGCCATTGATTTTGACACTTTTAGTTTTGAAGTTTAAATCCATTTAAAGATATTGCGATAAGCAAGAATCAAAGTGATGAAAAGTACGCTGAGTTGTTCTTTAAGCGCTTTTTAGAATGGGCATTTCGTTCAACATTTCCAAGacccttttttctttcttgctGATAATATtgcaaaaccaaaaaaacaCGGCAGACAGGTGACTAAAACGTATCAGACAAGAACCTTTAGGGGAAGTTGTCGCAAAGCGTGGAACTTCTTTTCGTTGTGAGGTAAATAGAGAGGTACTTAATAATTTGTTTACAAAGCAATTTTACAAAGTTTGACATAAGAACATTTAACTagagagaagaaaaagaaatgaaaaaagccATTCCTTTggcagaagaaaaaaatgaaaaggtGTGTGTATGTGGAATAAATAGACCAAATAGCATTTgataaggaagaaaatgaaagaaatttataaCAGGGCAAAGAGTTTTTGTTCTGAGAGAGATGCAGCAATAGTAAGAATTAAGTTCTAGTCCAATTTGGGAAGGAAAAACGATTAAAGCATAAACTGTATGTCGAATTTATGCAAACTATATCAATCTACTttccttgaattttttcgttCCAGTTAAAGAGTTCAAGTATAATGTacaagaaatggaaaagacTGAAAAAGTGAGTCTATTTTTGTAGTTTTGCCAAACTATCTAAAAGACTTTGAACATTATTACCAGCaggttgctgttgctgctgtggttgttgctgttgttgttgttgaggAGGTGGTGGAGGTTGGTGTGACACTGGTGGGGCAGAAGATTTTGCAGATATATTTTGACCATTGTAATTACTACTCATAGGAGGGGGAGATGATGGGTTCATAGAGGCATATCCACCTAactgttgctgctgttgttgagGAGCCTGGCCTTGCATTGATTGTATTAAACCAACCAATTGCTGCTGAGCATGGggttgctgttgctgttgttggGCCATTGAAAGCAGATTTGATACAACGTTTGGTGGAAGGTTTTGAATGGCAGATAATAGTTGTTGCTGGTCCATTGGAGTCTGAGAAGGTGGTTGTGGAGGCGGACCAGCCTGATAACGACCATAGCCTTGAGGGATTTGTTGTTGTGGAGGCGGTGGGGCTGGAATAGAGTTTTGGTAGCGACCGTAACTTTGATTCATCGGAATTGGAGGTTGGGCACCATAGCCTTGATCGTGGGATGGTGGTGGCATTCCATAAGATTGAGCATAtggttgttgctgttgctgctgtggAGGAGGAATACCATAACTCTGGTAGTAGTTTGTCTGGGCAGGAGGTCCAACAGCTGGGCCATTTGGCACAGGAAGAGGGGGTGCGCCGTACATGTTTTGCTGATGGCTCATAGCACGGTAATCAGTAGGACGAGAATTATTTCTATTATTCTTGATGTTGTTAAAAATGGCAACAGCATCATCAGCGGATATGCTAATGtattcatcaaatttgGTTTCACCTTGCGAACCCTTGTAGAAAGTTTGAACATCCACATTATGTGTTTTATTGACTAAAACAACACCCCAAACGCCATTATATGCGGCATCATTAATAAGCTTTCCTAGTTCCATTCTTGgtttcaagaaaatcataTCAGTTTCCAAACCAGTACCATCCCTAAACCTGTTGAAAACCTCAATGGCATACGTACGATCGGCGGTTCTTTTAACAAAAATGTTGCAGGAAACGGTGTGTCTTCTGGACTTCTTGTAACCAGCACCATTATCGTCATTATACATATCACCAGATTCAGTCTGAAATGGCCGTTTggcagaagaaataaaagtgGAACTACTGTTTGTACCATGATCACCGTGATCAAATTGGGGACGAGCATTCGAACTAGAAACTTCCAGGATCAACTTTTTCCcaaaattcatttcttgAGACTCGCATTCAATCGCATCTCGAACACTTTGAGGGTTATCAAACTGAATGAACCCAAAAgcatttttgatattgattTGCATAATATGGCCGTATGGAGAGAAAATTCTAAATAAATCCTCCTTAGAAACGTTTTTTAGTGGCAAATTACCAATGAATAATCTTGACTTGGGCGGGATATTGTGCATTTCTGTGATCTTATTTTCACCGTGCAAATAAGCTGCATAACGGTCgtgttcttcttcagtgATCGGCATAGATAAATCTGCTCTGGGGAATCTCATACGCCTTTGGGCATCGGATAGTGGaggttttctttgatcATTGTTTCTTGCGCCGCCTGCGATTGAGGTCGTAGCTGCAGCTGTCACAACTGTATCTTGAGTGGGAGTAGAGAGGGCTGTAtcagaatttgaatttaacaTTGCTAAAATGGCAGacatcttttcttcttgagGTAAATGTTGAAATTGAGGTAGATTTAGCATGTTACTATCCATAATGTATTTGACTTGCTTTTGTAGAAGATCGTAATTAACATTTTCCATATTAGTTAAAAACTGAGTgttctcattttcatcacgagtgattttttttatagcTTCATCCACgtctttttgttctttttccaacGTATCACGACGAATTTCAACCTGCTTATCTTTCGTCCTATCGctttcatcttcctcttcctcatcCTCATCCTCTTCACCAGCGCTATCTGAACCCACAGAATTATTGCTGTCaccatcttcttcttcatcattgtcctcctcttcttcctctccttcatcgtcatcatcatcatcatcgtcatccCCCccatcatcattgtcatcgtcatcttcatcatcatcatcatcatcatcatcatcatcattatttccgcttctttgttgttgatgttCTTCCGTGTTCATGACTCCTCCGATTTCTTCGtcgttttcttctccttcttccaCCTTatcctcttcctcttcatcgtTGACATCTTCCAGTTCATGTTGTTCTTCGTTTTCCTCCTCCCTTTCGGCTTCCCTTTCTTCCTCTGGGGCATCGAATTCGGTTTGATCATCTCCGCTTGAATTATTCATCGATTCATTTTCGTTAGAATTGCTATCGATGGATTGTTCAGGAAAAGGAATATCTTGAACCTCAGTGTTACTGTTCTCATCTGACATGGCTTGCAGATGTTTATTATGTTATAAAAGCACAGTCAGGGGAAAACGCAAATCAATCCTTATTTTTTGGCCAAAGAAAATCGCTTGTTGCTGTGCGGAATCTAATAAGAATGATCAAGATACCTTTTATTAAACCATCATTTATAAGTGGcaaaatcaaaagatttgtttttttgcctttgcTTCTTCCGCTTcgtttttttccttcaacAGTTCAGGGTTACACGCAATCACGTGGGACGTCGTAATTTATAACTCTAGCAAAATAATGAAGTACAAAACGAGGGCGATAGTTAGAAAGTGAATAGAAATAGCGCTTTTATTTCAACTTGGAATATGTAAGAATGTTTTATGgattgttttcttttttggaatGTGGTctatatacatatttaaatagctttttttgttttggtGTCATAATGGAACTACATCACATGGGGTGATTTCCTATACCGAAAGTGAAATAATTATGAAATTCAACGAAGCGAAGGTTTTGTTCCCTTAAATGAGTGCGAAGCACTGgcaataaataaaaaatggaaatgaaataaataGAATGCAACTTATCGAAAGCACCAGATAGCCTGTGCCTGTCTAAATCTCCTTCCTTAAGGCACCCTTCCTCCTTAACTCCTGCTCGTGAGCAAGCTGAAGTTTATGCTGCCGTACAGCTGGCGAATCAGAATCCACAGAATGTGCTGGACATGGCAATACAGAACCGATGGCCACTGATGCAAATGCAATAAGAAACGTGGAAAAGTACAGGTTATTGACTATTTTATTTCTCGTCACTGCTCTCATGATATGTACTTGTGCTAATTTGGCTGGCTTTCTGTGCCtgtaaaataaataaataaatagaaCGTTGGATTTTTCTAATGTGTCTCGAGATGCTTATGTTATCGTGCAAGGGCTGCGTTCGAAATACTATTTTGACGGATATCCtatatatatcaaaacTACAAACACGGGGAAAAGAGAGCCATCCcatcattaaaaaaaaaaaagaaaacccTTGCAGAGGGAGACCTGGTGTAGGGATTTACGGTCTTAATGGATTTAAGCACGTGACTCATTTACACCCATGCACCGGTTTCTAGGGGTTACCggattatttctttttttttcttgttatgAACCCTGAGCCCGAGGGGTTTTTCAGGCACAAAGATTCAAGTACTTCTCGTTCGTTTACCTGCAATCTTGGCGCGTTTaggtcttttttttcttctttttttcatcctttttcCGCTTGTGCTGCGTTATAGTTGTTTATGGCAGGTACCGATGATGATTATGGTAAAAAGTCAAGTAAGTtgggagaaaaaagagaagcaagctttgaagaaagtatTGTTCTGAGGGTTTTTGGGTGCTTCAGAcagttcttttttcactACCTCTTATTGTACGGTGTAGAATTGATTGACGTCATCATAACAACGAAGATGTCGATGTCAAGGATCTGGAGTAGCATTgtacatttcttttccgtGCAGACGCTCGACTCACGAATAAAGCCAGACCTTGAATTCAAAAGGCGACAAAGGTTATTTATAAACTCctctaaagaagaaaacggTTCGTCGTCTAATGCCGTCGCCGTTACTCGCAACCCCGTGATCAGTTCTAATAGCCTACCTCCGCCGCTATGGAATACATGGGAATTTAAACTATATTATTTGGCGTTCATAATAGTGGTTCCTTTGATGGTGAAAGCAGCATTAGCCACGAGCTCCGAGTCTAATCCCAACTATTATAAATTCAGCGGACTGCTAGCTCACGGTTGGATTCTAGGCCGAAAAGTAGATAACAGCGATGCTCAGTATAGATTTTTTAGATccaattattttttgttggtTGTCTTAATATTACTACAAATTGTGTTGAAAAGGATTTTTGTTAAATTTAGTAAAATTCCGAGGatcaaatttgattttggaTGCGGATTGGTTTTCGTCTGCTTCATGTATGGTATCAACTCTGTCAAACTCTTGACGCatgcttttattttctttactttgGCGCATTCGCTAAAGAGAAAGCGTTTGATGGCCGCTTTTGCGATTTGGTCCTATGGTATCTTCACACTATTCATCAatcaaaagatgaaaaatctcCCATTTAATAATATTGCTATTATCTTGAGTCCCATGGATCAGTGGTATAAGGGTATTGTCCCTAGATGggatctttttttcaattttacatTGTTGCGTTTGTTAAGTTATTCCATGGATTTCTTGGAAAGATGGCATGAACAATTGAGTCCTCAATCTTCGATAGACTACGAAGATAGACGACCAGAATTcagaaaaagtttatcTGGTTCTACTTTACAAACCATTTATGAGTCAGGCAAGAATACTCTGGAGGAAAAGGAACGATTGGTCGCAGAACATCATATCCAAGATTATAATTTTGTCAATTTTATTGCTTATATTACCTATTCTCCATTGTTTTTAGTGGGCCCAATTATCACGTTCAATGACTACCTCTATCAatcagaaaataaacttcCTTCGCtaacgaaaaaaaacataacCCTCTATGCCGTCAAAGTATTTTCGAGTTTGCTTTTGATGGAAATTATCCTGCATTACATTTATGTAGGTGCAATAGCAAGGACTAAGGCATGGAGCAAGGATACGCCTTTGCAATTGGCCATGATCGCCTTGTTCAACTTGAACATCATGTATCTAAAACTTTTGATCCCATGGAGGCTCTTTAGATTATGGGCCATGGTCGACGGTATTGATGCTCCCGAAAATATGCTGCGATGTGTGGATAATAATTATAGTACACTAGGGTTCTGGAGGGCTTGGCACACAAGTTTTAACAAGTGGGTAATCCGATACATCTATGTTCCATTTGGCGGGTCcaataacaaaatattaACGAGCTTTGCCgtattttcatttgtagCAATATGGCATGATATACAATTACGATTATTGCTATGGGGATGGTTGACAGTCCTTTTACTATTAGGCGAAACATATATTACTAATTGTTTCAGTAGATATAGGTTCAGAAGCTGGTATAGGTTTGTTTGTGGTATTGGTGCTGCAATAAATATTTGCATGATGATGGTTGTCAACCTGTACGGATTTTGCTTGGGTGGAGAGGGAACAAGGCTTTTGCTGAAGGGTATATTTAACACTTTACATGGTTTGGAGTTTACTATTGCGGGAATAGTAAGCCTATTTATCGCTGTTCAGATAATGTTTGAAAttagagaagaagaaaaaaggcaCGGTATCAACTTGAAATGTTAATTTAGCTTTCAGAGAATCTATAGGAGCCCGTTCTCTTAATGGAAAATGTAAATGTGTGGAATATTCATTTCTGTCCAAAGTACTATATATGCGTTACaaataatttaaatttaGGTACATTAAAGTAAAATACTAATTGCGAgcgatttttttctttagagAATAATTCCACCATTTAAACCACAAAAGGGCAGCCGGGAAATGCAACTGTTGAAACTGCTTATTATACTTATATACATCACTGAGTTGTGACTTGACTTTTCAGAACATTCCACAGTTCTCAGCCAGTCGTTCTTTTTCacacatttttcaaaatctccaagctgaaaaaaaaaaaaggcagGAGAAGACTAAGAATTCATTAGTCACTGCTtccaaaacaaaaacaaaaagaattaAGCATACCCACTGAAATGTTTTCCAGACTTAAATTCAACAACACCATGAGGTGGTATAGGTTCTATAGTACGTTGGATTCACATTCCGTAAAATTTCAGAGCGGCTCGAAGtttgtaaaaataaagccaGTGAGTAACTTAAGGAGTAGCTCATCAGCAGACTTCGTGTCCCCACCAAATTCCAAATTACAATCTCTAATTTGGCATAACCCTTTACAAAATGTTTATATAACTAAAAAACCATGGACTCCGTCCACAAGAGAAGCGATGGTTGAATTTATTACACATTTGCACGAGTCATACCCCGAGGTGAACGTTATTGTTCAACCAGATGTTgcagaagaaatttctCAGGATTTCAAATCTCCCTTAGAGAATGATCCCAACCGACCTCATATACTTTATACTGGCCCTGAACAAGATATTGTAAACAGAACAGACTTATTAGTGACATTGGGAGGCGATGGGACTATTTTACACGGCGTATCAATGTTTGGAAACACACAAGTTCCTCCAGTTTTAGCATTTGCTCTTGGAACACTGGGGTTTCTATTGCCGTTTGATTTCAAGGAGCATAAAAAGGTCTTCCAGGAAGTAATCAGCTCGAGAGCTAAATGTTTGCATAGAACACGGTTAGAATGCcacttgaagaagaaggataGCAACTCCTCTATCGTGTCCCATGCTATGAATGACATATTTTTACATAGAGGTAATTCCCCTCACCTCACTAATCTGgacatttttattgatgGCGAGTTTTTGACAAGAACGACAGCAGATGGTGTTGCATTAGCCACTCCAACGGGTTCTACAGCATATTCATTATCGGCGGGTGGATCTATTGTCTCTCCATTGGTGCCTGCTATCTTGATGACACCAATTTGTCCTCGCTCCTTGTCATTCCGACCACTGATTCTGCCTCATTCATCCCACATTAGAATAAAGATAGGTTCCAAATTAAATCAAAAGCCAATCAATAGTGTGGTAAAACTATCTGTTGATGGTATTCCCCAACAAGATTTAGATGTTGGTGATGAAATCCATGTTATAAATGAAGTCGGCACTATATACATAGATGGTACTCAGCTTCCGACGACAAGGAAAACCCAAACTGACTTtaacaatttgaaaaaaccTAAAAGGTCAGGAATTTATTGCGTGGCTAAGACCGAAAACGACTGGATCAGAGGCATCAATGAACTTCTAGGGTTCAATTCTAGCTTTAGGCTAACCAAAAGGCAGAGTGACAATGATTAGACGTCCCAGAGAGAAGAATTATTATGATTTAAACGATATCTAACAGGTAGAAATTCttactttttatttgcATTTTGTCTAGAGAAATCTCAGCT encodes the following:
- the COA2 gene encoding Coa2p (similar to YPL189C) — encoded protein: MRAVTRNKIVNNLYFSTFLIAFASVAIGSVLPCPAHSVDSDSPAVRQHKLQLAHEQELRRKGALRKEI
- the GUP2 gene encoding putative O-acyltransferase (Probable membrane protein~similar to YPL189W), whose translation is MAGTDDDYGKKSSKLGEKREASFEESIVLRVFGCFRQFFFHYLLLYGVELIDVIITTKMSMSRIWSSIVHFFSVQTLDSRIKPDLEFKRRQRLFINSSKEENGSSSNAVAVTRNPVISSNSLPPPLWNTWEFKLYYLAFIIVVPLMVKAALATSSESNPNYYKFSGLLAHGWILGRKVDNSDAQYRFFRSNYFLLVVLILLQIVLKRIFVKFSKIPRIKFDFGCGLVFVCFMYGINSVKLLTHAFIFFTLAHSLKRKRLMAAFAIWSYGIFTLFINQKMKNLPFNNIAIILSPMDQWYKGIVPRWDLFFNFTLLRLLSYSMDFLERWHEQLSPQSSIDYEDRRPEFRKSLSGSTLQTIYESGKNTLEEKERLVAEHHIQDYNFVNFIAYITYSPLFLVGPIITFNDYLYQSENKLPSLTKKNITLYAVKVFSSLLLMEIILHYIYVGAIARTKAWSKDTPLQLAMIALFNLNIMYLKLLIPWRLFRLWAMVDGIDAPENMLRCVDNNYSTLGFWRAWHTSFNKWVIRYIYVPFGGSNNKILTSFAVFSFVAIWHDIQLRLLLWGWLTVLLLLGETYITNCFSRYRFRSWYRFVCGIGAAINICMMMVVNLYGFCLGGEGTRLLLKGIFNTLHGLEFTIAGIVSLFIAVQIMFEIREEEKRHGINLKC
- the MIY2 gene encoding ubiquitinyl hydrolase 1 (similar to YPL191C) translates to MDLNFKTKSVKINGQNHRILLQNENGPCALLALANVLLLSPNHTRYSCELIRLVNKGSEISLRELIEVLADIGLQVTDKPSTDINELLSLLPRLHEGLNINPQFDGSFENTKEMSLFRLFDVDLVHGWVIDTLTDKAVNEKLSHYSYESAQRILTQVADINSGISKDENSDEILGDAMHLELFFNESPTQLTAFGLLHLRETLPHNTFSILFRNDHFCTLYKYKDQLYTLVTDFGYKNCKDIVWQSLDSVDGSGDAFFAGNFSTAKVDGQQLLTETERNFGTENLLLGEIQQIENDKELAKQLQEQEQERVTKLETKRKNLSHKKKSGIHAPVKKDTVKRRNNLLKTKTSETEKSECIIM
- the NAB3 gene encoding Nab3p (RNA-binding protein, subunit of Nrd1 complex (Nrd1p-Nab3p-Sen1p)~similar to YPL190C), producing the protein MSDENSNTEVQDIPFPEQSIDSNSNENESMNNSSGDDQTEFDAPEEEREAEREEENEEQHELEDVNDEEEEDKVEEGEENDEEIGGVMNTEEHQQQRSGNNDDDDDDDDDDEDDDDNDDGGDDDDDDDDDEGEEEEEDNDEEEDGDSNNSVGSDSAGEEDEDEEEEDESDRTKDKQVEIRRDTLEKEQKDVDEAIKKITRDENENTQFLTNMENVNYDLLQKQVKYIMDSNMLNLPQFQHLPQEEKMSAILAMLNSNSDTALSTPTQDTVVTAAATTSIAGGARNNDQRKPPLSDAQRRMRFPRADLSMPITEEEHDRYAAYLHGENKITEMHNIPPKSRLFIGNLPLKNVSKEDLFRIFSPYGHIMQINIKNAFGFIQFDNPQSVRDAIECESQEMNFGKKLILEVSSSNARPQFDHGDHGTNSSSTFISSAKRPFQTESGDMYNDDNGAGYKKSRRHTVSCNIFVKRTADRTYAIEVFNRFRDGTGLETDMIFLKPRMELGKLINDAAYNGVWGVVLVNKTHNVDVQTFYKGSQGETKFDEYISISADDAVAIFNNIKNNRNNSRPTDYRAMSHQQNMYGAPPLPVPNGPAVGPPAQTNYYQSYGIPPPQQQQQQPYAQSYGMPPPSHDQGYGAQPPIPMNQSYGRYQNSIPAPPPPQQQIPQGYGRYQAGPPPQPPSQTPMDQQQLLSAIQNLPPNVVSNLLSMAQQQQQQPHAQQQLVGLIQSMQGQAPQQQQQQLGGYASMNPSSPPPMSSNYNGQNISAKSSAPPVSHQPPPPPQQQQQQQPQQQQQPAGNNVQSLLDSLAKLQK
- the POS5 gene encoding NADH kinase (Mitochondrial NADH kinase~similar to YPL188W), with translation MFSRLKFNNTMRWYRFYSTLDSHSVKFQSGSKFVKIKPVSNLRSSSSADFVSPPNSKLQSLIWHNPLQNVYITKKPWTPSTREAMVEFITHLHESYPEVNVIVQPDVAEEISQDFKSPLENDPNRPHILYTGPEQDIVNRTDLLVTLGGDGTILHGVSMFGNTQVPPVLAFALGTLGFLLPFDFKEHKKVFQEVISSRAKCLHRTRLECHLKKKDSNSSIVSHAMNDIFLHRGNSPHLTNLDIFIDGEFLTRTTADGVALATPTGSTAYSLSAGGSIVSPLVPAILMTPICPRSLSFRPLILPHSSHIRIKIGSKLNQKPINSVVKLSVDGIPQQDLDVGDEIHVINEVGTIYIDGTQLPTTRKTQTDFNNLKKPKRSGIYCVAKTENDWIRGINELLGFNSSFRLTKRQSDND